A window from Candidatus Neomarinimicrobiota bacterium encodes these proteins:
- a CDS encoding zinc ribbon domain-containing protein: protein MYCTQCGNEIKKQNAKFCPSCGAATKGKDKKQKQPQKKSSGKLGKNGITIPIPALVLGVLGIIVVGFILMSGNDAPQQTMTSPEQQALRAEVIQVAEQFMCPCGDCNDNLAACDCAAPGGATEVKRFIQNGLEDGKTVEQMAAAVSMKYQVSAD, encoded by the coding sequence ATGTACTGTACACAATGTGGAAACGAGATAAAAAAGCAAAACGCAAAATTTTGTCCCTCCTGTGGAGCGGCCACGAAGGGAAAAGATAAAAAACAAAAGCAGCCGCAGAAAAAATCATCCGGGAAATTGGGCAAAAACGGTATTACAATTCCGATACCTGCCCTTGTCCTTGGAGTGCTGGGAATTATCGTCGTCGGATTTATACTGATGAGCGGCAATGATGCTCCTCAACAGACGATGACCTCCCCGGAACAGCAAGCCCTGAGGGCGGAAGTTATCCAGGTGGCGGAGCAGTTTATGTGTCCCTGCGGCGATTGCAACGACAATCTGGCGGCATGTGACTGTGCGGCGCCTGGTGGAGCGACTGAGGTCAAACGGTTTATCCAAAATGGTCTGGAAGACGGAAAAACTGTCGAGCAAATGGCGGCAGCGGTATCTATGAAGTATCAGGTGTCCGCCGATTAA
- a CDS encoding P-II family nitrogen regulator, with amino-acid sequence MKEIKAYIRTEKVNEVIESLEEMGLTGVTVIDVMALGPGLIDESKAKYSMEYVERYSKVAKLELICSGEAVETIIGIIRENAYTGGAGDGLIAVSDVQNVVKIRSGRADEEALDCIE; translated from the coding sequence ATGAAAGAAATCAAAGCTTACATACGCACGGAAAAGGTCAACGAGGTCATCGAATCGCTGGAGGAGATGGGACTTACCGGCGTCACCGTCATTGATGTAATGGCGCTCGGCCCTGGACTCATCGATGAATCCAAAGCCAAGTACTCCATGGAATACGTGGAGCGCTATTCCAAAGTGGCCAAACTGGAACTCATCTGCAGCGGTGAAGCCGTTGAGACCATCATTGGAATTATACGGGAGAATGCCTACACTGGCGGGGCGGGCGACGGTCTGATCGCTGTGAGTGACGTGCAGAATGTGGTGAAAATCCGATCCGGACGCGCCGATGAAGAAGCGCTGGATTGTATTGAGTAG
- a CDS encoding efflux RND transporter permease subunit, whose amino-acid sequence MIERIIEWSINNRFLVIIATLFLIGAGYIAVTNTPLDAIPDLSDVQVIIKTDYPGQAPQVVEDQVTYPITTAMMSVPYSKTVRGYSMFGTSFVYIIFEDGTDMYWARSRVLEYLSSLSDRLPDGVTPQLGPDATGVGWVYEYSVESEQHSLAELRSIQDWFLRYELLSVDGVAEVASVGGFVKQYQVEVDPNKLAAFNIPLRHVKMQIKQSNQDVGGRVLEMGETEYMVRGLGYIKSIEDIEKIPLGVDESGTPILLKQVANVHTGPELRRGIAERDGEGEVVGGIIVMRYGENALKVIEDVKEKLAELRPGLPEGVEIRPMYDRSSLILEAVENLYHKLGEEMLVVSLIIIGFLLHLRSSFVIVVTLPLGILASFIVMYYQGINANIMSLGGIAIAIGAMVDAAVVMIENAHKHLEREQPEDNAERWQLILRASKEVGPALFYSLLIITVSFIPVFSLEAQEGRLFKPLAFTKTYAMAASAILAVTLVPVLMGFFIRGKIRTEEKHPVSRALHWMYEPLLRVVLRFRKTTVAIAAILLLVTAYPVSQIGSEFMPPINEGDLLYMPTTPPGISVTKAKELLQQTDKIIKSFPEVETVFGKIGRAETATDPAPLTMIETTIMLKDKEHWRPGVTMDDLIQQLDDAIQFPGVTNAWTMPIKTRIDMLATGIKTPVGIKLMGENLQTLSDIGEEIEGILQDVPGTASVYSERVTGGNFIDFEINRDEAARYGLTVGDVQDVIKSAIGGMNVGNTVEGLERYPINVRYGRELRDNLTKLRRTLVPTPTGAQIPISQVAEIKVKKGAPMIKSENARRTAWIYVDLNTSDIGGYVQKARQVVNENVQFPEGYSLVWSGQYESMQRVKKRLQVVVPVTLVLIFLLLYIHFKNITESILVMISLPLATVGGFWLMWLLGYNFSIAVGVGFIALSGVAAELGVVILVYMNNALKEKPMYEGAYKPSDVFDAVIDGAVQRLRPVIMTVATTILGLVPIMYGAGTGSQVMKRIVAPMVGGLFTATVLTLLVMPTIFYLWKRNTVVNLALEEE is encoded by the coding sequence ATGATTGAACGAATTATAGAATGGTCAATTAACAACCGATTCCTGGTGATAATTGCGACACTATTCCTGATCGGCGCCGGATACATTGCCGTAACCAACACCCCGCTGGACGCCATCCCGGATCTCAGTGATGTGCAGGTAATTATCAAGACCGATTATCCCGGACAAGCACCGCAGGTAGTGGAGGATCAGGTGACGTATCCCATCACCACGGCAATGATGTCTGTTCCGTACTCAAAGACGGTGCGCGGCTACTCCATGTTCGGAACGTCTTTCGTCTACATCATCTTTGAGGACGGTACCGATATGTACTGGGCGAGAAGCCGGGTGCTGGAGTATCTCAGTTCCCTTTCGGATCGACTCCCGGACGGCGTGACGCCTCAGCTCGGCCCGGACGCCACCGGCGTCGGCTGGGTATACGAGTACTCTGTGGAGAGCGAGCAACATTCATTAGCAGAATTGCGATCTATTCAGGACTGGTTCCTCAGATATGAACTCCTGAGCGTCGATGGGGTGGCGGAAGTTGCCAGCGTCGGCGGCTTCGTGAAGCAGTACCAGGTGGAAGTCGACCCCAACAAGCTGGCGGCGTTCAACATTCCGTTGCGCCACGTGAAAATGCAGATCAAGCAGAGCAACCAGGATGTTGGCGGCCGGGTGCTGGAGATGGGCGAGACCGAGTATATGGTCCGCGGTCTGGGGTATATCAAATCCATTGAGGATATCGAGAAGATTCCCCTTGGCGTGGATGAGAGCGGTACGCCCATCCTGCTGAAGCAGGTGGCGAACGTCCATACCGGGCCGGAACTCCGGCGGGGCATCGCCGAACGGGATGGCGAGGGCGAAGTGGTCGGTGGCATTATCGTGATGCGTTACGGTGAAAACGCGCTGAAAGTCATAGAAGATGTGAAAGAGAAACTGGCGGAGCTGAGGCCCGGGCTCCCGGAGGGTGTGGAGATCCGGCCGATGTATGACCGATCATCGCTCATCCTGGAGGCAGTGGAGAACCTGTATCACAAACTGGGTGAAGAAATGCTGGTGGTTTCGCTCATTATTATCGGGTTCCTCCTGCACCTCAGATCCAGTTTTGTCATTGTTGTTACGCTCCCACTGGGAATCCTGGCGTCGTTTATCGTCATGTATTACCAGGGCATTAACGCGAACATTATGAGCCTGGGAGGTATAGCTATCGCCATCGGGGCGATGGTGGATGCTGCGGTGGTCATGATCGAGAACGCCCACAAGCATCTGGAACGTGAGCAGCCGGAGGACAACGCCGAGCGCTGGCAGCTCATTTTGCGTGCCAGCAAAGAAGTCGGCCCGGCGTTGTTTTATTCGCTTCTGATTATCACCGTGTCCTTTATCCCGGTATTTTCCCTGGAGGCGCAGGAGGGCCGCCTGTTTAAGCCGCTGGCGTTCACCAAAACCTATGCTATGGCGGCTTCTGCGATTCTGGCGGTGACGCTGGTGCCGGTGCTCATGGGCTTTTTTATCCGTGGTAAAATTCGGACGGAAGAGAAGCATCCGGTAAGCCGGGCGCTGCACTGGATGTACGAGCCGCTCCTGAGGGTGGTACTCAGATTCCGGAAAACGACGGTGGCAATTGCAGCTATCTTACTCCTGGTGACGGCCTACCCGGTTTCGCAAATCGGCTCGGAGTTTATGCCGCCCATCAATGAGGGGGATCTGCTGTACATGCCCACGACTCCGCCGGGAATTTCTGTGACCAAGGCCAAGGAACTCCTGCAGCAGACGGACAAGATTATCAAGTCGTTCCCAGAGGTGGAGACCGTCTTTGGAAAGATCGGCCGGGCAGAGACTGCCACCGATCCGGCGCCGCTGACCATGATCGAAACTACTATCATGCTCAAAGACAAGGAACATTGGCGGCCGGGAGTTACCATGGATGACCTAATCCAGCAGCTGGACGACGCCATCCAGTTTCCGGGAGTTACCAACGCCTGGACGATGCCCATCAAAACCCGTATCGATATGTTGGCAACCGGTATCAAAACGCCGGTCGGGATCAAACTGATGGGCGAAAATCTCCAAACCCTCTCCGATATCGGCGAGGAGATCGAGGGAATCCTCCAGGATGTGCCGGGGACGGCCAGCGTCTACTCCGAGCGCGTTACCGGCGGAAACTTCATCGACTTCGAGATCAACCGGGACGAAGCTGCCCGGTACGGTTTGACCGTTGGTGACGTGCAGGACGTGATCAAGTCTGCCATCGGGGGGATGAATGTCGGCAATACGGTCGAGGGACTGGAACGATATCCAATTAACGTACGGTATGGCCGGGAGCTCCGGGATAATCTGACCAAACTCCGGCGAACTCTGGTGCCAACGCCTACCGGAGCACAGATACCCATTAGCCAGGTGGCGGAAATCAAGGTCAAAAAGGGCGCGCCGATGATTAAGAGCGAAAACGCGCGGCGTACCGCCTGGATTTACGTGGATTTGAATACTTCTGATATCGGTGGCTATGTTCAGAAAGCCAGACAAGTAGTGAATGAGAATGTCCAGTTCCCTGAAGGATACAGTCTGGTCTGGAGTGGACAATACGAAAGCATGCAACGGGTGAAAAAGCGCCTGCAGGTCGTCGTACCGGTGACGCTGGTTTTGATATTTTTGCTCTTATATATCCACTTTAAAAATATTACCGAGAGTATTTTAGTAATGATCTCGCTCCCGCTGGCTACGGTAGGCGGATTCTGGCTCATGTGGCTGTTGGGGTACAATTTCAGTATCGCCGTGGGGGTTGGGTTCATTGCGCTCTCCGGGGTGGCGGCCGAACTGGGGGTGGTCATCCTGGTGTACATGAATAACGCGTTGAAGGAGAAGCCGATGTACGAGGGCGCGTACAAGCCATCGGATGTGTTTGACGCGGTCATCGACGGTGCGGTACAGCGTCTCCGGCCGGTGATTATGACGGTGGCTACCACTATCCTCGGACTGGTACCGATTATGTACGGTGCCGGCACCGGTTCCCAGGTGATGAAGCGGATTGTGGCGCCGATGGTCGGTGGATTGTTTACCGCGACCGTGCTGACGCTCTTGGTGATGCCGACGATCTTTTATCTCTGGAAGCGGAATACGGTGGTAAACCTGGCGCTGGAGGAGGAATGA
- a CDS encoding efflux RND transporter periplasmic adaptor subunit, which yields MRLTYIKKVIPILAGIAILGGLLSLSTCSSEDAAQKTEQTAEEQTLYTCSMHPNVVQDQPGDCPICGMDLVPMKNTQQAAAPENHEEREHQTSQQGSQEEAGQLWTCSMHPNVVQDEPGECPICGMDLVPMKRSGGSGNATASKVEGKGEIMYYQAPMDPSYISDKPGKSPMGMDLVPVYENQVGNLGNTITIDPTVVQNMGVRTAPVRKRNLTREIRAVGNVVYDETNLAHVHTKVTGYIEETHVQITGERVKKGEPLVEIYSPELVATQEEYLQAYRSAQRSGGASGDLLSSARRRLEFWDISEEQINRLEQTGEVRKTMTLYSPFSGVVVFTNAIDGMRVQPGMRMYEIADLSTVWVEAELYEYELPWLEENQQVEMNLSYTPGKTYEGRVDYIYPYLEEKTRTVKVRSVFPNPNGELKPGMYANLRVHSEIGKNVPAIPEESVIWSGERTLVFIALGDGHFAPRDVKLGALSGDGYYEVLSGARAGETVVTSGQFLLDSESKLKEALQKMLSKRESGSSESAPADTTMEMDSGEEMEMSEDQSGHEGMN from the coding sequence ATGAGATTGACGTACATAAAGAAGGTAATCCCAATTCTGGCGGGCATCGCCATCCTCGGTGGTTTGCTGAGTCTCAGCACCTGTTCCAGTGAGGATGCAGCACAAAAAACAGAACAGACCGCCGAGGAGCAGACGCTCTATACTTGCTCGATGCACCCGAATGTGGTGCAGGATCAGCCGGGCGATTGTCCGATTTGCGGCATGGATCTGGTGCCAATGAAAAATACGCAACAGGCAGCAGCGCCGGAGAATCACGAGGAACGCGAACACCAGACGTCGCAGCAGGGCAGTCAGGAGGAGGCCGGGCAGCTCTGGACGTGCTCCATGCATCCGAACGTGGTGCAGGACGAACCGGGTGAGTGCCCCATCTGCGGGATGGATCTTGTCCCGATGAAGCGGAGTGGCGGAAGCGGGAACGCGACGGCTTCCAAAGTGGAGGGTAAAGGCGAAATCATGTACTATCAGGCGCCGATGGATCCCAGTTATATCTCGGATAAGCCGGGGAAATCCCCCATGGGGATGGATTTGGTACCGGTCTACGAGAATCAGGTCGGTAACCTCGGAAATACCATTACCATTGATCCGACGGTCGTGCAGAATATGGGCGTTCGTACCGCACCAGTCCGAAAACGGAATCTGACCCGCGAAATCCGGGCGGTTGGTAACGTGGTTTATGATGAGACCAATCTTGCACATGTTCATACCAAAGTCACTGGATACATTGAGGAGACTCATGTGCAAATCACCGGAGAACGTGTGAAAAAGGGTGAGCCATTGGTCGAAATCTACAGCCCGGAGCTGGTCGCCACCCAGGAGGAATACCTCCAGGCGTACCGAAGCGCCCAGCGAAGTGGAGGCGCATCAGGAGATCTGCTGAGCTCGGCCCGCCGCAGACTGGAGTTCTGGGATATCTCTGAGGAACAAATAAATCGTTTAGAACAGACAGGTGAAGTTCGGAAGACTATGACCCTGTATTCCCCCTTCAGCGGGGTCGTGGTCTTTACGAACGCCATTGATGGAATGCGAGTGCAGCCTGGAATGCGTATGTATGAGATTGCAGATCTTTCGACTGTCTGGGTGGAGGCGGAACTCTACGAATACGAACTCCCGTGGCTCGAGGAAAATCAGCAGGTGGAAATGAATCTCTCATATACACCCGGCAAAACTTATGAGGGGCGTGTTGATTACATTTATCCCTATCTGGAAGAAAAAACCCGGACGGTGAAAGTGCGGTCAGTCTTCCCGAATCCCAACGGCGAATTGAAGCCGGGGATGTACGCCAATCTGCGGGTACATTCCGAGATCGGAAAGAACGTCCCTGCGATACCGGAAGAATCAGTCATCTGGTCTGGCGAGCGGACGTTAGTATTTATCGCCCTGGGCGATGGTCACTTTGCGCCCAGAGATGTGAAACTCGGTGCACTTAGCGGCGACGGATACTACGAAGTGTTGAGCGGTGCTCGTGCAGGAGAGACGGTCGTCACGTCCGGACAGTTCCTGCTGGATTCCGAAAGCAAACTGAAGGAAGCCCTCCAGAAGATGCTCTCGAAGCGGGAATCGGGTTCATCGGAATCCGCTCCGGCCGACACAACCATGGAAATGGATTCGGGGGAAGAAATGGAGATGTCTGAGGATCAGAGCGGGCACGAAGGGATGAATTAG
- a CDS encoding TolC family protein yields MKSIVVYLSLILAVATIPNTIFPQKDAGDVRNLEQAISLALENNPDVRATESAWQAARENITVASAWPEPQLSFTQFVESVETRNGPQHQQIAVNQMIPLWGTTGLKGTIAQRQTAKAKQDYEAVKRKVIAKVKSAWADLYWIEASIKTVIEYQELVGTFQDIAETRYATGKGMQTSVLKAQVERSKLDERLLNLREMRSTFTHNLNALLNRPIDARVESIDTLALPEYNLTESQLLDSLSTYREDLQGLKEMIEANRAKVSLRQKMNLPSLGVGMNYITIGNTSLPGAPTPGADAFAVMAKIDLPLWFGANKARVQEAKLGLSEVQYRYADKRNAAESEVRTIHFRIQQTRESLALYDSTLIPQAEQTLQSALAAYKTGSVSFLDLLDSERMIVQFRLNHYKEQATYFKRLAELEKAVGTDLNL; encoded by the coding sequence GTGAAATCTATCGTTGTATACCTCAGTCTGATACTGGCTGTGGCAACTATACCCAACACAATTTTTCCCCAGAAAGATGCCGGTGACGTCCGGAACCTGGAGCAGGCGATATCGCTGGCGCTGGAGAACAATCCGGATGTTCGCGCCACCGAATCCGCCTGGCAGGCCGCGCGAGAAAATATTACTGTCGCGTCGGCCTGGCCGGAACCGCAACTCTCCTTCACTCAGTTTGTAGAATCCGTCGAAACCCGGAACGGCCCCCAGCATCAGCAGATTGCTGTGAACCAGATGATCCCGCTCTGGGGCACCACCGGACTCAAGGGCACTATCGCCCAGCGACAAACCGCCAAAGCCAAACAGGATTATGAAGCGGTGAAGCGCAAAGTCATCGCCAAAGTCAAATCCGCCTGGGCGGACCTGTATTGGATAGAAGCATCCATAAAAACAGTCATCGAGTATCAGGAACTGGTCGGTACCTTCCAGGATATCGCCGAGACGCGGTACGCCACCGGAAAGGGGATGCAGACTTCCGTCCTCAAGGCGCAGGTTGAGCGTTCGAAACTTGACGAACGTCTCCTGAACCTTCGGGAGATGCGCAGCACGTTCACCCATAATTTGAATGCGCTCCTGAATCGTCCCATCGATGCACGGGTGGAATCTATCGATACGCTGGCGTTACCGGAATACAATCTGACAGAATCACAATTGTTGGATTCCCTGTCAACCTATCGAGAGGATCTGCAGGGGCTGAAAGAGATGATCGAAGCCAATCGTGCCAAAGTATCTCTGCGACAAAAGATGAATCTTCCGTCGCTGGGAGTTGGCATGAATTATATTACAATCGGTAATACATCGCTGCCGGGAGCACCGACACCAGGCGCGGATGCCTTCGCGGTTATGGCAAAAATCGATTTACCGCTCTGGTTCGGGGCCAATAAGGCACGGGTGCAGGAGGCGAAGCTCGGCCTGTCGGAAGTGCAGTACCGGTATGCCGACAAGCGGAACGCCGCCGAATCGGAGGTCCGGACCATACATTTCCGGATTCAGCAAACGCGTGAGTCGCTAGCGTTGTATGATTCTACGCTCATTCCCCAGGCAGAGCAGACGCTGCAATCCGCGCTTGCCGCGTACAAAACCGGCTCGGTCAGTTTTCTCGACCTGCTGGACAGTGAGCGAATGATCGTACAATTCAGGCTCAATCACTATAAAGAACAAGCCACCTACTTCAAACGTCTGGCCGAGCTGGAAAAAGCCGTCGGCACGGACCTGAACCTGTAA
- a CDS encoding ABC transporter permease: MKVLTIARWEFIHRIKSKWFLISTLVLPLIILGFAVLPTLLMQEDTQSKTFALIDETGWVGEELRTTVGEQYTLKDGRPQYQFLPLGSRELKAAKSVADSLLNDGVINGYLVLPGDILDTRDAEYYGKNVGNFKDLSRLQNELTSIVSEYRMKQQDLDPELISEITRQVNLEAFEIKGDEVSQGNELMAFFGPYFYIMLLFFAVFMSSQILMRSVLEERQNRVVEVLVSSVTPNTLMSGKILGLGAMGVVQIAIYMTVGQAAAVYKGTSLIELSSLLGFIVYFIPGFLLYAAFYSAIGSIFTSEQEAQQISGMMSFIAIAPIIFLPFAMNNPESTMVQILSYIPPLTPFFMILRMNIATLPVWEYVVSLGLLVSFTYITIRLAGKVFSTAILMYGKRPTLPEIIRWMRA, encoded by the coding sequence ATGAAAGTCCTGACGATTGCTCGCTGGGAATTTATTCACCGGATTAAATCCAAGTGGTTCCTGATATCGACACTGGTACTGCCGCTAATAATCCTCGGATTTGCCGTGCTCCCGACGCTGTTGATGCAGGAAGATACCCAGTCGAAAACCTTTGCACTTATTGACGAGACAGGTTGGGTAGGTGAGGAGCTCCGGACTACCGTTGGTGAACAGTATACGCTAAAGGACGGACGGCCGCAGTATCAGTTTTTGCCGCTGGGGAGCAGGGAACTGAAAGCCGCAAAATCCGTCGCTGATTCCCTGCTGAACGATGGCGTGATTAATGGATATCTCGTGCTTCCCGGGGATATTCTGGATACGCGGGATGCGGAATATTACGGGAAAAATGTCGGAAATTTTAAGGACCTCAGCAGGCTGCAGAACGAACTGACTTCGATAGTTTCAGAATACAGGATGAAACAACAGGATCTCGATCCGGAGTTAATCTCTGAAATAACACGCCAGGTGAATTTAGAGGCGTTTGAGATCAAAGGAGACGAGGTATCTCAGGGGAATGAGTTGATGGCGTTTTTCGGCCCGTACTTTTACATCATGCTCCTGTTTTTCGCGGTTTTTATGTCATCACAGATCTTAATGCGCTCCGTCCTGGAGGAACGCCAGAACCGGGTAGTGGAGGTGCTGGTCAGTTCGGTTACACCGAACACGCTGATGTCCGGGAAGATTCTGGGCCTCGGCGCCATGGGAGTTGTCCAAATTGCCATTTACATGACTGTGGGGCAGGCCGCGGCCGTGTATAAGGGAACCTCGCTCATTGAATTGTCCAGTCTGCTGGGGTTTATCGTCTACTTCATTCCAGGATTTTTGTTATATGCGGCGTTTTATTCGGCTATTGGTTCCATATTTACCTCGGAACAGGAGGCCCAGCAGATTAGTGGAATGATGAGCTTTATTGCCATTGCGCCAATCATTTTTCTACCGTTTGCCATGAACAATCCGGAATCCACCATGGTGCAGATTCTCAGTTATATCCCGCCGCTGACGCCGTTCTTTATGATCCTCCGGATGAACATTGCCACGCTGCCGGTCTGGGAATATGTCGTATCACTGGGATTGCTGGTGTCATTTACGTACATAACAATCAGGTTAGCCGGCAAGGTGTTTTCCACGGCCATCCTGATGTACGGGAAGCGGCCGACCCTGCCAGAGATTATTCGATGGATGCGAGCGTGA
- a CDS encoding ATP-binding cassette domain-containing protein: protein MLEVKEITKQFENVMAVENLSLNIGAGDIYGLLGPNGAGKTTTIRMIMQIIQPDSGQITLDGKPLTLDQKDEIGYLPEERGLYQKMKVREVVEYFAALKNMTPGKAKENTEFYLERFDLLDRAEDKIEELSKGNQQKIQFTISIIHEPKLLILDEPFSGLDPVNQVLIKEIIGELQDRGTTILLSTHQMEQVEKLCERICLISRGKAVLNGNLREIKREYGTQTVRIRSDASLEHLREDSAFTYTEFENGELLGELRDDIAPHDYLKTLVEEIPIRKYEVVEPSLEQIFIDRVRGGAE, encoded by the coding sequence ATGCTTGAGGTGAAAGAAATCACTAAACAGTTTGAAAACGTCATGGCCGTCGAAAATCTGTCTCTGAACATCGGAGCTGGTGATATCTATGGTTTACTTGGCCCGAACGGCGCCGGGAAGACCACGACTATCCGGATGATTATGCAAATTATTCAGCCGGACAGTGGGCAAATTACGCTCGATGGAAAGCCGTTGACTCTCGACCAGAAAGATGAAATCGGTTATCTGCCAGAGGAACGGGGACTGTATCAAAAGATGAAAGTCCGCGAGGTGGTGGAATATTTTGCCGCATTAAAAAATATGACTCCCGGTAAGGCGAAAGAGAATACGGAATTTTACCTGGAGAGGTTTGACTTGTTAGACCGTGCCGAGGATAAAATCGAAGAGCTGTCCAAGGGAAACCAGCAAAAAATTCAGTTTACCATATCCATTATCCATGAACCCAAACTGTTGATACTGGACGAGCCGTTCTCGGGACTTGATCCGGTAAATCAGGTGCTGATTAAGGAAATCATAGGAGAATTACAGGATCGGGGCACAACGATTTTACTATCAACCCATCAGATGGAACAGGTGGAAAAACTCTGCGAGCGTATCTGTCTCATAAGTCGAGGGAAAGCGGTGCTGAACGGCAATCTCCGGGAAATCAAGCGCGAGTACGGCACTCAGACTGTTCGTATCCGTAGCGATGCCTCCCTGGAACACCTACGCGAGGATTCTGCTTTTACCTATACAGAATTTGAGAACGGTGAGCTCCTGGGAGAACTCAGGGATGACATCGCTCCGCATGATTATCTCAAGACGCTGGTAGAGGAGATCCCGATCCGAAAGTACGAGGTGGTAGAGCCATCTCTGGAACAAATATTTATCGACAGAGTGCGGGGGGGCGCCGAATGA